A single Chanos chanos chromosome 8, fChaCha1.1, whole genome shotgun sequence DNA region contains:
- the LOC115819371 gene encoding trace amine-associated receptor 13c-like translates to MNLENVNLTENCLTLCSEKTVSITVHVLLYVSAVAVVLLTVCGNLLVIISVCHFKQLHTPNNILILSLAVSDLLVGIILMPLHFIWKTESCWIFGLILCHVYNFFSFHLPCVSIHCVALIAADRYSALNNPFFYSQEVSLSLMCVVVLFNWMFSVCYNFALLYFNGNFTDLTMCPGECLFAQSEIWSLVDLVIVFIFPCAVIIILYTGVFFIARRHINAIRGLVNLRTTGDDETVKHSAASETKAAKVLGILVFVFLICLIPYYICTFIGDIVDTKLFYDLMNYALIVLYLNSFINPIIYALFYPCFQRSIKLILTCKIFQAHSSFINVIGSTI, encoded by the coding sequence ATGAATCTTGAGAATGTTAACCTAACTGAGAATTGCCTCACATTATGCTCTGAGAAAACAGTTTCTATAACAGTGCatgttttattgtatgtttcTGCAGTAGCTGTGGTTCTGCTTACTGTGTGTGGAAATCTACTTGtaatcatctctgtgtgtcacttCAAGCAGCTACACACACCAAATAAtatcctcatcctctctctggctgtgtcaGATCTTCTTGTGGGAATAATTCTGATGCCATTACACTTCATTTGGAAGACTGAATCATGCTGGATTTTTGGACTGATACTCTGTCATGTAtataattttttctctttccatttacCTTGTGTGTCTATACACTGTGTTGCTCTAATTGCTGCAGATCGTTACTCTGCACTGAATAATCCCTTTTTCTATTCTCAGGAAGTCTCACTGTCTCTTATGTGCGTTGTAGTTTTGTTTAACTggatgttttcagtttgttataACTTTGctcttctttattttaatgGAAACTTCACAGATTTGACAATGTGCCCTGGAGAATGCCTTTTTGCTCAAAGTGAAATATGGTCCCTAGTGGATCTAGTGATCGTGTTCATCTTTCCATGTGCTGTGATAATAATTTTATACACAggtgtttttttcattgctaGGAGACACATTAATGCCATTAGGGGACTTGTTAATCTAAGAACAACAGGAGATGATGAGACTGTAAAACATTCTGCTGCATCTGAAACAAAAGCTGCGAAAGTCCTTGGCATACtagtgtttgtctttctgataTGCTTAATACCATATTATATTTGTACTTTCATTGGTGATATTGTAGACACAAAATTGTTTTATGATCTAATGAATTATGCCTTAATTGTCCTTTATCTAAATTCATTCATCAACCCAATAATCTATGCTTTGTTTTACCCATGTTTTCAAAGAAGTATAAAATTAATATTAACGTGTAAAATATTTCAAGCACACTCCTCTTTCATTAATGTAATTGGAagtacaatttaa